From the Prunus dulcis chromosome 4, ALMONDv2, whole genome shotgun sequence genome, one window contains:
- the LOC117625586 gene encoding protein MAINTENANCE OF MERISTEMS-like → MRTKHKATEVRPSVQGARRLKATVAQGTKGNSSAASSSSKKRTPAKRISGPMGNGVFGVRVFIPRHRNPCSPVLHFDLEEHISFKLTLKKIRGCGNNDICATWYNKAMHDTVKAKVKESGFLPFLSILGHGKKGDRPLLVALAERWWDTTHTFHFDEVGEMTMTPTDFAAITGLRVGGKRLTYDLDIYRNKNKVVKLFGKPIADLLAGERRVPYESLCTPYWRKNPKNDKEADQIARAFILCLIGSSFLNDKSQYVSMHYAPCLEIVSDIGKYDWGGAALACLYRSLDSCSRGRSSSMGGYWRAWEVWACEYLKPFALSRPSGTLNTWPRTLRRVGAKSKRDLQHHLEHFRVMMRHLTNDQVNWNPWGTNESDMPEAVINSVSATRKRILLEGPAGSAWFLGERVAMQSLGTTEPQVPKIPPTTMLSDYKLNNEAEVREALNGYPASEWLANSSNYGQYRDEYIRYRHYEDLREAVRYTLITCSVLILAA, encoded by the exons ATGAGGACGAAACACAAGGCCACCGAGGTTAGACCATCTGTTCAAGGTGCCCGTCGCCTGAAGGCCACAGTTGCACAGGGTACGAAAGGTAACTCTTCAGCGGCTTCCTCAAGCTCGAAAAAACGCACGCCAGCCAAACGAATATCGGGTCCTATGGGTAATGGGGTTTTCGGGGTACGTGTGTTCATACCAAGACACCGCAATCCTTGTTCACCCGTGCTTCACTTCGATTTGGAGGAACATATCTCCTTCAAG ctcactttaaaaaaaatcagaggGTGTGGAAACAACGACATATGTGCTACATGGTATAACAAAGCAATGCACGACACGGTGAAAGCAAAGGTGAAAGAATCAGgatttttgccttttttgtcAATACTGGGACATGGAAAGAAAGGGGATAGGCCATTACTTGTGGCCTTAGCTGAGAGATGGTGGGACACTACCCACACATTCCACTTCGATGAAGTTGGAGAGATGACAATGACCCCGACGGACTTCGCAGCAATCACAGGATTGCGTGTTGGTGGGAAGCGATTAACGTACGACTTGGACATTTACAGAAATAAGAACAAGGTGGTGAAATTGTTTGGGAAACCAATTGCAGACCTACTGGCAGGGGAAAGGAGAGTGCCGTATGAAAGCCTTTGCACTCCGTACTGGAGGAAGAATCCGAAAAATGATAAAGAAGCTGACCAAATTGCAAGGGCATTTATACTGTGCTTGATTGGCTCCTCATTCCTCAATGACAAGAGCCAATACGTGAGTATGCACTACGCCCCCTGTCTGGAAATAGTCTCAGACATTGGTAAATATGACTGGGGCGGTGCGGCGTTGGCTTGCTTGTATAGATCATTGGATTCTTGTTCCAGGGGCAGGTCATCAAGCATGGGCGGGTATTGGAGGGCATGGGAG GTATGGGCTTGCGAGTACCTAAAGCCGTTTGCTTTATCAAGGCCCAGTGGGACCTTGAACACGTGGCCCAGAACATTGAGGCGGGTTGGTGCAAAATCAAAGCGGGACTTGCAACATCACTTGGAACATTTTAGAGTGATGATGCGACATCTAACAAATGATCAG GTTAATTGGAACCCATGGGGGACCAATGAATCCGACATGCCGGAAGCCGTCATAAATAGTGTGTCGGCAACCCGTAAACGAATCCTACTTGAGGGACCAGCTGGTTCAGCCTGGTTTTTGGGAGAGCGAGTCGCAATGCAAAGTTTAGGCACCACAGAACCTCAAGTACCCAAAATTCCACCGACGACAATGCTTTCTGATTATAAGCTAAATAATGAGGCAGAAGTCAGGGAAGCACTGAATGGGTACCCCGCTTCAGAATGGCTTGCAAATTCATCCAACTATGGCCAGTACAGAGATGAGTACATAAGGTACCGCCACTATGAGGACTTGCGTGAAGCGGTACGTTATACACTGATCACGTGTTCTGTACTTATACTTGCTGCATGA
- the LOC117625585 gene encoding protein FAR1-RELATED SEQUENCE 5-like, with the protein METSSKISKNPLSGLGLECDLGNELMQLHVFGCKKVIRGAIIDLSMKGSGKMDRGLETSNGGCSDSGYLGGCERSSHRAPTTETGHMSVQHMVSQSSDDNDVDMIAPRKEDVMGKEFKTIELAEEYYMSYAKGIGFSVRKDKLVRNAEGKICRRRWCCSKEGLRNEKFNDRSDRIRPPKPITRENCSAHFWVGYEKKRDVYVVTNFEPHHNHQLVTPLESPYLRCNRVVRNSDLAQAVGMRRALVRTCQTYEYMVDQCGGYLNVGFQIKDLYNKLDASRREILLDGDTEAALSYLKAKGAMDPEFFCKFSVDEENRLGNLFWRDSTSLLDYIAYGDVLIFDSTYKTNVYDKPLVLFVGSNNYRSTVMFGCALLQDETFETYKWLLETFMASMKDKKPISILTDGDEAMRKAIDDVFPMSNHRLCSWHVSRNAQNNLKDDELVRNFQACIWEPFALDEFEKKWEVLRERARTPKQKEWLEMMYAKSDSWAESCLRGKFFSGMCTTQRVESMNKYVKDYLRKGVKLFECIPAIDRAMLRLRNTTAKDGFNAKYSTPVLKTALTKLEQQASLIYTHRCFVLVRHEIESCSALIHDNVMHNFGGRVYVLSKYGEPHNKWTCVYHGGEKIRIQCGCRKYESEGIPCCHLFYVMKCEHLTEIPPALIMKRWTKSAQTDTCREFISKGEDSSKEVVEMARYGSLSAMSNKVCFYASKSANGYAMLTNEFSRLEGICEGLRQKEEETSLKLGSAEQCPSNIVKDPNIVKTKGSQARQGGTRKRRQCQLCRGYGHTKRNCSQRNLHPSRNAGVNIPSGIESYQYSSDKGPSPDISYSYPSQTISQCRSNNVVDFSGSDSFSTADPTGSTPNSDDGFSFDNGEPNSLCTGSTQNNCSFGTWFTCKNSHEM; encoded by the exons ATGGAAACATCAAGTAAGATTTCAAAGAACCCTCTTTCTGGTTTAGGACTTGAATGTGATTTGGGTAATGAGTtgatgcaattgcatgtttttGGTTGCAAAAAAGTTATACGTGGTGCAATTATTGACCTGA GCATGAAGGGGTCTGGTAAGATGGACAGGGGTCTAGAGACATCAAATGGTGGTTGTAGTGATTCAGGGTATCTGGGTGGTTGTGAAAGGTCGAGTCATAGGGCACCGACAACAGAGACTGGGCATATGTCGGTCCAACATATGGTTAGTCAAAGCAGTGATGATAATGATGTTGACATGATTGCACCGAGGAAAGAAGATGTTATGGGAAAAGAGTTTAAAACGATAGAATTAGCAGAAGAATATTATATGAGTTATGCAAAGGGCATTGGATTTAGCGTGAGAAAAGACAAATTGGTGCGAAATGCGGAAGGGAAAATATGTAGGAGACGGTGGTGTTGTTCTAAAGAAGGTTTGAGAAATGAGAAGTTTAATGATCGATCAGATAGGATTCGACCACCAAAGCCAATTACAAGAGAGAATTGTTCTGCCCATTTTTGGGTGGGTTATGAGAAGAAACGTGACGTTTACGTCGTTACAAATTTTGAACCACATCACAATCATCAACTAGTTACTCCACTTGAATCACCATATCTCCGATGTAACCGTGTTGTTCGAAATTCTGATTTAGCACAAGCAGTGGGAATGCGAAGAGCATTGGTTAGAACATGTCAAACATATGAGTATATGGTCGACCAATGTGGCGGGTATTTAAATGTTGGTTTTCAAATAAAGGATTTGTACAATAAGTTGGATGCATCACGGAGGGAAATTTTGCTCGACGGTGACACAGAAGCTGCACTATCTTACTTGAAAGCGAAAGGAGCAATGGATCCAGAATTCTTTTGTAAGTTCAGTGTTGACGAGGAAAATAGGCTTGGTAATTTGTTTTGGAGGGACTCCACTTCACTTTTGGATTACATTGCCTACGGGGACGTCCTCATATTTGACAGCACGTACAAAACAAATGTTTATGACAAGCCCCTAGTGTTGTTTGTTGGTTCGAACAACTACCGTTCTACTGTAATGTTTGGTTGTGCATTATTGCAGGACGAGACATTTGAAACTTACAAGTGGTTATTGGAAACATTCATGGCATCCATGAAAGATAAGAAgccaatatcaatattgacggATGGCGATGAGGCAATGCGTAAAGCCATTGATGATGTGTTTCCCATGTCTAACCATCGGTTGTGCTCATGGCATGTGTCAAGGAATGCACAAAATAACTTGAAGGATGATGAATTGGTAAGAAATTTTCAGGCATGTATTTGGGAACCATTTGCATTGGACGAGTTTGAGAAGAAATGGGAGGTTCTAAGGGAAAGAGCGAGGACTccgaaacaaaaagaatggtTGGAAATGATGTATGCAAAAAGTGACTCATGGGCTGAATCATGTTTGAGAGGAAAGTTTTTCAGTGGTATGTGCACCACTCAACGCGTGGAGTCTATGAACAAGTATGTGAAAGATTACTTGAGGAAAGGTGTGAAGTTGTTTGAATGTATTCCAGCAATTGATAGGGCTATGTTACGTCTTAGGAATACCACGGCAAAGGATGGTTTCAACGCAAAGTACTCAACACCAGTCCTTAAAACCGCATTGACAAAACTCGAGCAACAAGCTTCTTTGATTTACACGCATAGATGCTTTGTATTGGTTCGTCATGAGATCGAATCTTGTTCAGCACTCATCCATGATAATGTGATGCATAATTTTGGAGGTCGTGTATACGTATTGTCAAAATATGGTGAACCGCATAATAAATGGACTTGTGTTTACCACGGTGGGGAAAAGATACGGATACAGTGTGGATGCCGGAAATATGAAAGTGAAGGGATCCCGTGTTGCCACCTGTTTTATGTAATGAAGTGCGAGCACCTTACGGAAATTCCTCCAGCACTCATAATGAAGAGATGGACAAAGAGTGCCCAAACTGATACATGTAGGGAATTTATCAGCAAAGGCGAAGACAGTAGCAAGGAAGTTGTAGAAATGGCGAGGTATGGAAGTTTAAGTGCTATGtcaaacaaagtttgtttttATGCATCAAAGAGTGCAAATGGTTATGCCATGTTGACGAATGAGTTTAGTAGATTGGAGGGAATTTGTGAAGGCTTACggcaaaaggaagaagagacgAGTCTGAAATTGGGTAGCGCTGAGCAATGTCCTTCAAATATTGTGAAAGATCCAAATATCGTTAAGACAAAAGGCAGTCAAGCAAGGCAGGGTGGAACGCGCAAGCGTCGACAATGTCAATTGTGTCGCGGATATGGACATACAAAGCGTAATTGCTCTCAAAGAAACTTGCATCCAAGTAGAAATGCAGGTGTGAATATCCCATCAGGTATTGAAAGCTATCAGTATAGTTCTGATAAAGGGCCGTCCCCGGACATTAGCTACAGTTATCCTAGTCAAACGATTTCTCAATGCAGAAGCAACAATGTGGTTGATTTCTCTGGTTCTGATAGTTTTTCTACTGCAGACCCAACCGGTTCTACCCCTAACAGTGACGATGGTTTCTCATTCGACAATGGTGAACCTAATTCCCTATGTACTGGTTCAACCCAAAACAATTGTAGTTTTGGAACTTGGTTTACATGTAAAAATTCACATGAAATGTAG